One part of the Georgfuchsia toluolica genome encodes these proteins:
- a CDS encoding DUF2844 domain-containing protein, with the protein MRVTPFVSFIFLAYASISHAALGGLPEQFNAQDTAVVARVTSAGASYVTHDTTLATGTQVSEYVSAGGVVFAVTWKGPILPDLKALLGKYFDTMVAESARAPRTGRSQMAIDRPEVVINSGGHMRAFEGSAWIPAAFPAGFTAADVR; encoded by the coding sequence ATGCGCGTCACGCCGTTTGTTTCCTTCATCTTTCTCGCTTATGCAAGTATCAGTCATGCGGCACTCGGCGGACTCCCGGAGCAGTTCAATGCGCAAGACACAGCGGTCGTAGCGCGCGTCACGTCAGCGGGGGCAAGCTATGTTACGCACGACACGACCCTGGCAACCGGAACGCAGGTGAGCGAATATGTCTCGGCTGGCGGCGTCGTGTTTGCCGTTACCTGGAAGGGGCCGATCCTGCCAGACCTGAAGGCATTGCTGGGAAAATACTTTGACACGATGGTGGCCGAATCGGCCAGGGCACCCAGGACAGGCCGCTCGCAAATGGCTATCGACCGTCCCGAGGTCGTCATCAACTCTGGCGGCCATATGCGCGCCTTCGAAGGCAGCGCCTGGATTCCGGCAGCATTCCCCGCCGGTTTCACTGCCGCCGATGTACGTTGA
- the prfB gene encoding peptide chain release factor 2 (programmed frameshift), with amino-acid sequence MEAERINAIGNHLNDLAQRDAELRRYLDFDNKSAKLEELNRELEDPKIWNDAVRAQAIGKEKKLLEGVVLTLNRVRRQLGDAHELYDLARGENDDDTLHAVEADVQAVEQEVAGLEFRRMFSNPLDPSNCFIDIQAGAGGTEACDWAGMLLRQYLKYCERKGFQAELLEQTDGDVAGIRSASLKVEGEYAYGLLRTETGVHRLVRKSPFDSSGGRHTSFASLFVYPEVDDSIEIEINPADLRIDTYRASGAGGQHINKTDSAIRITHNPTGIVVQCQNDRSQHRNKAEAMTMLKSRLYEFELRKRQVEADKLEASKTDVGWGHQIRSYVLDNSRIKDLRTNVEISNTQKVLDGDLDTFIEASLKQGV; translated from the exons ATGGAAGCAGAACGCATCAATGCCATCGGCAACCACCTGAACGATCTCGCCCAGCGCGACGCCGAACTGCGGAGGTATCTT GACTTCGATAACAAGTCCGCGAAACTCGAAGAGCTGAACCGCGAACTCGAAGATCCGAAAATCTGGAACGATGCCGTGCGTGCCCAGGCAATCGGCAAGGAAAAAAAGTTGCTGGAAGGCGTGGTGCTGACGCTGAACCGGGTGCGCCGGCAACTGGGCGATGCGCACGAACTCTATGATCTTGCGCGCGGCGAGAACGATGACGACACCCTGCATGCCGTCGAAGCCGACGTGCAGGCGGTGGAACAGGAAGTCGCCGGGCTCGAATTCCGCCGCATGTTTTCCAACCCGCTCGATCCCAGCAACTGCTTCATCGACATCCAGGCCGGTGCCGGCGGCACCGAGGCCTGCGACTGGGCCGGCATGCTGCTGCGCCAGTACCTCAAGTATTGCGAACGCAAGGGTTTCCAGGCCGAGCTGCTGGAACAAACCGATGGCGATGTGGCCGGCATCCGCAGCGCCTCGCTCAAGGTCGAGGGCGAATATGCCTATGGCTTGCTGCGCACCGAAACCGGCGTGCATCGGCTGGTGCGCAAAAGCCCCTTCGACTCCTCGGGCGGCCGTCATACCTCGTTCGCGAGCCTGTTCGTCTATCCGGAAGTCGATGACTCGATCGAAATCGAAATCAATCCGGCCGACTTGCGCATCGATACCTACCGCGCTTCCGGGGCCGGCGGTCAGCACATCAACAAGACCGACTCGGCGATCCGCATCACCCATAATCCGACCGGCATCGTCGTGCAATGCCAGAATGACCGCTCGCAGCACCGCAACAAGGCCGAGGCGATGACCATGTTGAAGTCGCGGCTTTACGAATTCGAATTGCGCAAGCGCCAGGTCGAGGCGGACAAGCTGGAAGCGAGCAAGACCGACGTCGGCTGGGGCCACCAGATTCGCAGCTATGTACTCGACAACAGCCGCATCAAGGATCTGCGCACCAACGTCGAAATTTCCAATACGCAAAAGGTGCTCGATGGCGATCTCGACACCTTTATCGAAGCCAGCCTGAAGCAAGGCGTCTGA
- a CDS encoding MaoC family dehydratase, whose protein sequence is MKLLGQGLYWDELKVGDSFRTHGRTITETDIVNFINCTGMLEVLFTDAEFREKHSAIKGRVAPAALTYAIAEGMLFVTLIQATGLAFLHAEMDVKGPVVAGDTIHVELEVTEIRPTHKGDGRGLVRTRNRIINQRGETVLVYTPLRLLKGSTAATSSDPLQ, encoded by the coding sequence ATGAAACTACTCGGTCAGGGATTGTATTGGGACGAACTCAAGGTCGGCGACAGTTTCCGTACCCACGGACGAACCATCACCGAAACGGATATCGTCAATTTCATCAACTGCACCGGCATGCTGGAAGTGCTGTTTACCGACGCGGAATTTCGTGAGAAGCATTCCGCCATCAAGGGACGCGTAGCGCCGGCGGCGCTGACCTATGCCATTGCGGAAGGCATGCTCTTCGTCACGCTGATCCAGGCCACGGGCCTTGCCTTCCTGCATGCCGAGATGGACGTCAAAGGTCCGGTAGTGGCGGGCGACACGATTCATGTGGAACTGGAAGTCACCGAAATCCGGCCCACCCACAAGGGCGACGGCAGGGGGTTGGTGCGTACCCGCAATCGCATCATCAATCAGCGCGGCGAAACGGTCCTGGTCTACACACCGCTGCGCTTGCTCAAGGGGAGCACCGCTGCGACTTCATCCGATCCGCTTCAGTGA
- a CDS encoding UbiA family prenyltransferase: MIEDKARNMTAIQKRSGFPLFVDLDGTLIHGDLMIESFIELLKRKPLAAMQVPLWLLCGKAYMKERIARLVAVTPEHLPYNVELLAFLREERRQGRQIYLATASNVRQAEAVAGHLGIFTAVMASDEKTNLSGRRKLDAIRRAAPEGFAYAGNARVDVPIWNASSAAILVNAPAAVAAQVRSTVPVEAVFEQHDGSLSSLLKAIRLHQWLKNLLVFLPLLPIVTTVNADMAGAALLAFIAFSLCASSGYLINDLSDLAADRAHPHKRNRPFASGSAAPLHGLLLAPLLLLSAATIGVLLPVRFLLVLGIYWLTTTTYTFVLKRYALIDVVTLAGLYTLRVIGGAMAIAVTPSFWILAFSMFVFFSLALVKRYAELHVMQSLRRPGANGRGYRTEDLQAVQQMGIASGYLAVLVLVLYINSGEIVGRYGHATLLWGACPLLLLWVSHVWLKSARGEMSDDLLVFAIQDKMSRLVLLLCTLIVLTALVWR, from the coding sequence ATGATCGAGGATAAAGCGCGCAATATGACAGCTATTCAGAAACGGTCCGGTTTTCCCTTGTTTGTCGATCTCGACGGTACGCTGATTCATGGCGATCTCATGATCGAATCCTTTATCGAGCTGCTTAAGCGCAAGCCGCTGGCGGCAATGCAGGTTCCACTATGGCTGCTGTGCGGCAAGGCTTACATGAAGGAACGGATCGCACGTCTTGTCGCCGTCACCCCCGAGCATCTGCCCTACAACGTCGAGCTGCTTGCGTTTTTGCGGGAGGAGCGCCGGCAGGGCCGCCAGATCTACCTGGCAACGGCATCCAATGTCCGGCAGGCCGAGGCGGTTGCAGGACATCTGGGAATTTTTACCGCTGTAATGGCCAGCGACGAAAAGACCAACCTGTCCGGCCGGCGCAAACTCGATGCGATCAGGAGGGCTGCACCCGAAGGTTTCGCCTACGCCGGCAACGCCAGGGTGGATGTCCCGATCTGGAATGCATCAAGCGCCGCTATCCTGGTGAATGCTCCGGCGGCCGTTGCCGCACAAGTCCGGTCCACTGTTCCAGTCGAGGCGGTATTCGAACAGCATGATGGCAGTCTTTCTTCCCTGCTAAAAGCCATCCGGCTGCATCAATGGCTGAAGAATCTCCTGGTATTCCTGCCGTTGCTGCCGATTGTCACCACCGTCAATGCCGATATGGCGGGTGCGGCGTTGCTGGCATTCATCGCTTTCAGTCTATGCGCATCCAGCGGCTACCTGATCAACGACCTTTCCGACCTCGCGGCTGACCGGGCGCACCCGCATAAGCGCAATCGGCCCTTCGCTTCCGGCAGTGCGGCGCCTTTGCACGGCCTGCTGCTGGCGCCGCTACTGCTGCTATCTGCCGCAACAATCGGTGTTTTGCTGCCGGTCCGCTTTCTACTGGTGCTCGGCATCTACTGGCTGACGACGACCACCTACACCTTCGTGCTGAAACGTTATGCATTGATCGATGTCGTCACCTTGGCGGGCCTCTACACCTTGCGCGTCATTGGCGGCGCTATGGCAATCGCCGTAACGCCGTCGTTCTGGATCCTGGCATTTTCCATGTTCGTTTTTTTCAGTCTGGCACTGGTAAAACGCTATGCGGAACTGCATGTCATGCAGTCGTTGCGTCGCCCTGGGGCTAACGGCAGAGGCTATCGGACCGAGGACTTGCAAGCGGTCCAGCAAATGGGAATCGCCTCCGGCTATCTGGCGGTGCTGGTCTTGGTGCTCTACATCAATAGCGGCGAAATTGTCGGGCGCTATGGTCATGCCACGCTGCTTTGGGGCGCCTGTCCCCTGCTGTTATTGTGGGTCAGCCATGTCTGGCTAAAGTCCGCACGCGGCGAAATGAGCGACGATTTGCTCGTATTCGCAATTCAGGACAAGATGAGCCGGCTGGTTCTGTTGCTTTGCACGCTGATCGTTTTAACCGCGTTGGTGTGGCGATAA
- a CDS encoding SUMF1/EgtB/PvdO family nonheme iron enzyme, which produces MNKRTVWIVASLSCLGSGSATAADTALARQNEQLFQQLQEIHELSDGQMQQIRAIFARSGYIGQGNPAISEHPVTPQQCAARIAQQKVDYANREFEKICHARYMAPLYNPKTQQAQDAKACIDQFEFPDIPCSYPVVWVRAREAAEICAAEGKRLCDAHEWEGACAGTLEPPDYRFDLAKGAGPDEAIRRMRIAHNKQYEAHKSWSYGPSYQKGICATASHKTPGCLGGGWTKCGSNTYPAGDFPACHSPLGVYDLNGNAAEHMNLPLSESQMSSRGSKVLGYTEMKGSWLIFDTYRAHEDWCRWRAPFWHGTRVMDDQSHANYHLGFRCCKDTAPQ; this is translated from the coding sequence ATGAATAAAAGAACGGTGTGGATAGTCGCGTCGCTTTCGTGCTTGGGGAGCGGATCTGCTACTGCCGCGGACACCGCCCTGGCTCGGCAGAACGAGCAGTTGTTCCAGCAATTGCAGGAAATTCACGAACTCAGTGACGGACAGATGCAACAAATCCGGGCCATTTTTGCGCGCTCCGGATACATCGGCCAGGGCAACCCGGCCATTTCCGAACATCCCGTCACACCGCAGCAATGCGCGGCGCGGATCGCGCAACAGAAGGTCGATTACGCCAATCGGGAATTCGAGAAGATATGTCACGCCAGGTACATGGCGCCTTTGTACAACCCCAAAACACAGCAAGCGCAGGATGCGAAAGCCTGCATCGACCAGTTCGAATTCCCGGATATTCCATGTAGTTATCCCGTGGTATGGGTACGTGCCAGGGAAGCGGCCGAGATTTGCGCGGCGGAAGGCAAGCGGCTCTGTGACGCGCACGAATGGGAAGGCGCCTGCGCAGGGACCCTGGAACCACCCGATTACCGCTTCGATCTGGCCAAAGGGGCCGGCCCCGACGAAGCGATCCGGCGCATGCGTATTGCACATAATAAACAGTATGAAGCGCACAAAAGCTGGAGTTATGGTCCCAGTTATCAAAAAGGCATCTGCGCTACCGCCAGCCACAAGACGCCGGGCTGCCTCGGCGGCGGCTGGACGAAATGCGGTTCCAACACCTATCCGGCCGGAGACTTTCCCGCCTGCCACAGCCCGCTTGGGGTATACGATCTCAATGGCAACGCGGCGGAGCATATGAATCTGCCGCTCAGCGAGAGTCAGATGTCAAGCCGCGGCAGCAAGGTGCTCGGCTATACGGAAATGAAAGGGAGCTGGCTTATTTTCGATACCTACCGGGCGCACGAAGACTGGTGCCGCTGGCGTGCGCCGTTCTGGCACGGAACACGGGTGATGGACGACCAAAGCCATGCCAATTATCACTTGGGATTCCGCTGCTGCAAGGATACAGCGCCGCAGTGA
- a CDS encoding NAD-dependent epimerase/dehydratase family protein, which translates to MAQDLFLITGGAGFLGINLCRYLLARGQAVRSLDIAAFDYPECNAIDPVLGDIRDSTTVDRAMEGVTVVVHAAAALPLSKRRDIFSTDVDGTRIVLDSAFRHGVSRVIFISSTSVYGIPDHHPLYEDDRLQGVGPYGEAKIAAEKLCLVQRDAGHCVTILRPKSFVGPERLGIFELLYDWACDGRNFPVLGSGDNRYQLLDVEDLCAVIYLCATRDRITVNDTFNVGARDFGTMRDNFQAVLDHAGHGGRVVGLPAAPVIALLKLLEALHLSPIYKWVYDTAAEESFVSIERLESRLGFVPRFSNRDALLRNYDWYVAHRGEFRGKTGISHRVPWKKGALQLAKQLF; encoded by the coding sequence ATGGCACAAGATCTTTTCCTGATCACCGGCGGCGCCGGATTTCTCGGCATCAATCTGTGCCGCTATCTCCTTGCCCGCGGACAAGCGGTACGCTCGCTCGATATCGCTGCGTTCGATTACCCGGAGTGCAACGCCATCGATCCGGTTTTGGGAGACATTCGCGATTCCACCACCGTGGATCGGGCAATGGAGGGCGTAACGGTTGTCGTTCATGCGGCGGCAGCCCTGCCGCTGAGCAAGCGGCGCGACATCTTCTCCACCGATGTCGATGGCACGCGCATCGTTCTCGACAGCGCCTTCCGGCACGGGGTCTCACGCGTTATTTTCATATCCTCGACATCCGTTTATGGAATCCCCGATCATCACCCGCTGTATGAAGACGATCGGCTGCAGGGGGTGGGGCCTTACGGCGAAGCCAAGATCGCGGCGGAAAAACTATGCCTTGTGCAACGCGACGCCGGGCATTGCGTGACGATCCTCCGTCCCAAGAGCTTTGTCGGGCCGGAACGACTTGGTATCTTTGAGCTGCTCTACGACTGGGCCTGCGATGGAAGAAATTTTCCGGTACTCGGTTCCGGAGATAACCGCTATCAGTTGCTCGATGTCGAGGATCTTTGTGCCGTCATCTATCTCTGTGCGACGCGGGATCGTATTACCGTCAATGACACCTTCAACGTTGGCGCCAGGGATTTCGGCACCATGCGCGACAACTTTCAGGCGGTGCTGGACCATGCTGGCCATGGTGGTCGCGTTGTCGGTCTACCTGCCGCTCCGGTCATTGCGCTATTGAAGCTGCTGGAGGCCTTGCATCTTTCTCCCATCTACAAGTGGGTGTACGACACCGCCGCCGAAGAGAGCTTTGTGTCGATCGAACGCCTCGAAAGCCGGCTCGGATTTGTTCCCCGTTTTTCGAACCGGGATGCGTTGCTGCGCAACTATGACTGGTACGTGGCCCATCGCGGCGAATTCCGGGGCAAGACGGGAATTTCGCATCGCGTGCCCTGGAAAAAGGGTGCATTGCAACTAGCCAAGCAACTTTTCTAA
- a CDS encoding ribose-phosphate diphosphokinase: MNEIALIAGDAHPELGRDIALALGATLIPVSISAFADGETRIRIEAEIRNADLYIVQPTSSPTNERLMTLALIADAAHAAGAARVTAVVPYFGYARQDVRKSSGEPLSARLAAHLLHHAGIDRIVALELHSPALENAFEMPLFHLYADDLMLPVIRSWNIADLVIVSPDAGGFKRAQRYATALTVPLAVVTKNRPGADIAVTLKTLGEVRNRSCLIVDDMASTGGTIAGAAHALFDAGAKAVHALFVHAVMAPGALDRICAASVQRIVTTDSVRSNTDPRIEVVPIARFLSQALLPNRLP; the protein is encoded by the coding sequence ATGAATGAAATCGCGCTGATCGCCGGCGATGCCCACCCTGAACTGGGGCGCGATATTGCGCTTGCGCTAGGGGCAACCTTGATCCCCGTCTCGATCTCGGCTTTCGCCGACGGCGAAACGCGAATTCGTATCGAGGCCGAAATCCGCAACGCCGATCTGTACATCGTGCAGCCGACCTCCTCACCGACCAACGAGCGCCTGATGACACTGGCGTTGATCGCCGACGCGGCACACGCCGCGGGGGCTGCGCGGGTGACAGCCGTGGTGCCCTACTTCGGCTACGCCCGGCAGGACGTGCGCAAGAGCAGCGGCGAGCCGCTCTCGGCGCGGCTGGCGGCGCATCTCCTGCACCACGCCGGCATCGACAGGATCGTCGCGCTGGAGTTGCATTCGCCGGCACTGGAAAATGCTTTCGAGATGCCGCTGTTTCACCTATATGCCGATGATCTGATGCTGCCCGTGATCCGGAGCTGGAATATCGCCGATCTGGTGATCGTTTCACCCGATGCCGGGGGCTTCAAGCGCGCGCAACGCTATGCAACTGCGCTGACAGTGCCGCTGGCGGTGGTCACAAAAAATCGTCCCGGCGCAGATATTGCGGTCACGCTGAAAACCCTGGGCGAGGTGCGCAACCGATCTTGCCTGATCGTGGATGACATGGCTAGCACCGGCGGCACCATTGCCGGCGCGGCTCACGCATTGTTCGATGCCGGCGCGAAAGCGGTCCACGCGCTGTTTGTTCATGCCGTCATGGCGCCGGGCGCGCTGGACAGAATTTGCGCTGCTTCGGTACAACGGATCGTCACTACCGACAGTGTGCGCAGCAATACCGATCCGCGTATCGAGGTGGTACCCATTGCCCGTTTTCTGTCGCAAGCGCTGCTGCCGAACCGCTTGCCGTAA
- a CDS encoding peptide chain release factor 3, giving the protein MSLDSEIARRRTFAIISHPDAGKTTLTEKLLWFGGAIQVAGEVRARKASRHATSDWMELEKQRGISVTSSVMQFPYRDCIINLLDTPGHADFSEDTYRTLTAVDSAVMVIDSVKGVEERTIKLLDVCRLRDTPILTFINKLDREGQSPIDLLDEIESVLNIQCAPMTWPISMGKRFRGVYDLYRDTIHFFDPQAEKGTSEIIQGLDNPRLDEVIADQAEELRMDIELVRGASHAFDKDAYLSGRQTPVYFGSGINNFGVQSVLDAIVDLSPPPLARPTTTRDVAPNEPKFTAFAFKIQANMDPRHRDRIAFLRVCSGHFERGMKIKQMGAAKPFAVNNAITFMAQDRSIMEDAYAGDIIGIPNHGTIRLGETFTEGEELRFTGIPSFAPELFQRAVLKNPLKLKQLQKGLQQLAEEGATQLFRPLGSNDLILGAVGALQFDVVAHRLEFEYGVDAVFEPCAVATARWIKGSPDQLRAIADKYPASVALDGAEDYVYLASSRVNLQLTQERYPELKFQETREVH; this is encoded by the coding sequence GTGTCCCTCGATTCCGAAATCGCCCGCCGCCGTACCTTCGCCATCATTTCGCACCCCGATGCGGGCAAGACCACGCTGACCGAAAAACTGCTCTGGTTCGGTGGCGCGATCCAGGTCGCGGGCGAGGTGCGGGCGCGCAAGGCCTCGCGCCACGCGACGTCCGACTGGATGGAACTGGAAAAGCAGCGCGGCATTTCGGTCACTTCCTCGGTGATGCAGTTCCCCTATCGCGACTGCATCATCAACCTGCTCGACACGCCGGGCCACGCCGACTTCTCGGAAGACACCTATCGCACGCTGACCGCCGTCGATTCTGCCGTGATGGTGATCGATTCGGTGAAGGGCGTCGAGGAACGCACCATCAAGCTGCTCGATGTCTGCCGCCTGCGCGATACGCCGATTCTTACCTTCATCAACAAGCTCGACCGTGAAGGCCAGTCGCCGATCGACCTGCTTGACGAAATCGAATCCGTGCTGAATATCCAGTGCGCGCCGATGACCTGGCCGATCAGCATGGGCAAGCGTTTCCGCGGCGTGTACGATCTTTATCGCGACACAATTCACTTCTTCGATCCGCAGGCCGAGAAGGGCACCTCGGAAATCATTCAGGGCCTCGACAACCCGCGTCTCGATGAAGTGATCGCGGATCAGGCCGAAGAACTGCGCATGGACATCGAACTGGTGCGCGGCGCCTCGCATGCCTTCGACAAGGACGCCTATCTGTCGGGTCGGCAGACGCCGGTGTATTTCGGTTCAGGGATCAACAACTTCGGCGTGCAGAGCGTGCTCGATGCCATTGTCGATCTGTCGCCGCCGCCCCTGGCGCGACCGACGACGACGCGCGACGTGGCGCCGAACGAGCCGAAGTTCACTGCTTTTGCCTTCAAGATCCAGGCCAACATGGACCCGCGCCATCGCGACCGCATCGCCTTCCTGCGCGTCTGCTCGGGACATTTCGAGCGCGGCATGAAGATCAAGCAGATGGGAGCGGCCAAGCCGTTTGCCGTGAACAACGCGATTACCTTCATGGCGCAGGATCGCAGCATCATGGAGGACGCCTATGCCGGAGACATTATCGGCATTCCCAACCACGGCACCATTCGTCTCGGCGAAACCTTCACCGAGGGCGAGGAGCTGCGTTTCACCGGCATTCCTTCTTTTGCGCCGGAACTGTTCCAGCGCGCGGTGCTGAAGAATCCACTCAAGCTGAAGCAGCTGCAGAAGGGCTTGCAGCAACTGGCGGAGGAGGGCGCGACGCAATTATTTCGCCCACTCGGCAGCAACGATCTGATTCTCGGCGCGGTTGGCGCCCTGCAGTTCGACGTGGTGGCACACCGGCTCGAATTTGAATATGGCGTCGATGCGGTGTTCGAGCCCTGCGCCGTGGCGACGGCACGCTGGATCAAGGGTAGCCCGGACCAACTGCGCGCCATTGCCGACAAGTATCCCGCCAGCGTCGCGCTCGACGGCGCGGAGGATTATGTCTATCTCGCCTCCAGCCGCGTCAACCTGCAATTGACGCAAGAGCGCTATCCCGAGCTCAAGTTCCAGGAAACGCGCGAAGTGCATTGA
- a CDS encoding type II toxin-antitoxin system Phd/YefM family antitoxin: MKTLGIREMRASYGALETALKEEGEVILTHHGKPFARVLPIEAPIPPKKMPSLAKHRAKIPFQTIPSEVLIRADRDARG, translated from the coding sequence ATGAAAACCCTTGGAATACGTGAAATGCGCGCCAGTTATGGCGCTCTGGAAACCGCACTGAAGGAAGAAGGCGAAGTCATCCTCACCCACCACGGCAAGCCCTTCGCGCGAGTACTGCCCATCGAGGCGCCAATCCCACCGAAGAAGATGCCCAGTCTGGCCAAACATCGGGCAAAAATTCCTTTTCAGACGATCCCCAGCGAAGTACTGATCCGCGCAGACCGGGATGCGCGCGGATGA
- a CDS encoding type II toxin-antitoxin system VapC family toxin, giving the protein MSSATLYIDTSALAKWYLPEPYSDAVESLLDSVGSVLVSRLTSVEFRCLHQRKLRDQQISKRVAQLNQQLFEDHLRQGILHIAPLSDSCFILADQLIAKMPDMPLRTLDALHLAVAHATDCKQFATADKTQAGAARALGFKVHTFY; this is encoded by the coding sequence ATGAGTTCTGCCACGCTTTATATCGATACCAGCGCACTAGCCAAATGGTATCTTCCGGAGCCCTATTCCGATGCGGTCGAATCGCTGCTCGACAGCGTCGGTAGTGTTCTGGTCAGCCGGCTCACCAGCGTGGAGTTCCGCTGCCTGCACCAGCGCAAGCTACGGGATCAACAAATCAGCAAGCGGGTTGCGCAACTCAACCAACAACTTTTCGAGGATCATCTTCGCCAGGGCATCCTGCACATTGCGCCACTCAGCGACAGCTGTTTTATCCTGGCCGACCAACTGATCGCCAAAATGCCGGATATGCCGTTGCGCACGCTTGATGCCCTGCATCTCGCGGTCGCCCATGCGACCGATTGCAAACAGTTCGCTACCGCCGACAAAACCCAAGCCGGCGCTGCACGCGCACTGGGATTCAAAGTACATACTTTTTATTGA
- the lysS gene encoding lysine--tRNA ligase, producing the protein MTDNAQTPASQPASDENHIITERREKLRKWRESGKSYPNDFVRENTAEKLDEFYGEKTKEELEAAAIAVAVAGRIMLKRVMGKASFATIQDLSGRIQIFVSRDGVGEESYTDFKQWDLGDIVGVAGTMMKTRTGELSVHASEIRLLSKALRPLPEKFHGLSDVEQKYRQRHLDLITNEQTRFTFVARSRMITSIRHYMTHHGFLEVETPMMHSIPGGAAAKPFTTHHNALDLDLFLRIAPELYLKRLVVGGFEKVFEVNRNFRNEGLSPRHNPEFTMMEFYEAYANYQSLMDFTEGLLRHAAREAMGLETFQYQGRELDLSKPFRRLTIVGAIHHHHPGYGFEELNDTGWLRKKLGELKVEVKPNAGLGTLQMQLFEETTEAEIWEPTFIIDYPTEVSPLARRSDSNPDITERFELFIVGREIANGFSELNDPEDQAARFLEQARAKEAGDEEAMFYDADYIRALEYGLPPTGGCGIGIDRLVMLLTDSPSIRDVILFPQMRPE; encoded by the coding sequence ATGACTGACAACGCCCAAACTCCCGCGTCACAGCCCGCTTCAGACGAAAATCATATCATCACCGAACGGCGCGAGAAATTGCGCAAATGGCGCGAGTCGGGCAAGTCCTACCCGAACGACTTCGTGCGCGAGAACACCGCCGAAAAGCTCGATGAATTCTACGGCGAGAAAACCAAGGAAGAACTGGAAGCTGCTGCCATTGCGGTTGCGGTGGCCGGACGCATCATGTTGAAGCGCGTCATGGGCAAGGCCAGCTTTGCGACCATCCAGGACCTTTCCGGCCGTATCCAGATTTTCGTCAGCCGCGATGGTGTCGGCGAGGAAAGCTACACCGACTTCAAGCAGTGGGACCTCGGCGACATCGTCGGCGTGGCGGGCACCATGATGAAGACCAGGACCGGCGAGCTCTCCGTGCACGCAAGCGAGATCCGCCTGCTGTCGAAGGCGTTGCGCCCGTTACCGGAAAAATTCCACGGCCTGTCCGACGTCGAGCAGAAATACCGCCAGCGCCACCTCGACCTCATCACCAACGAGCAGACGCGTTTCACCTTCGTCGCACGCAGCCGCATGATCACTTCGATCCGCCACTACATGACGCATCACGGTTTTCTCGAAGTGGAAACGCCGATGATGCATTCCATCCCGGGCGGAGCTGCAGCCAAGCCCTTTACCACGCACCATAACGCGCTCGATCTCGACCTGTTTCTGCGCATCGCGCCGGAGCTGTACCTGAAGCGTCTGGTGGTCGGCGGTTTCGAGAAAGTGTTTGAAGTCAATCGCAACTTCCGCAACGAGGGGCTGTCGCCGCGGCACAACCCCGAGTTCACCATGATGGAGTTCTACGAGGCCTACGCCAATTACCAAAGCCTGATGGATTTCACCGAAGGCTTGCTGCGCCACGCCGCACGCGAAGCAATGGGGCTGGAAACCTTCCAGTACCAGGGCCGCGAACTTGATCTGTCGAAACCTTTTCGGCGCCTCACTATTGTCGGTGCCATTCACCATCACCATCCCGGCTACGGTTTCGAGGAATTGAACGACACCGGCTGGCTGCGCAAAAAACTTGGCGAGCTCAAGGTGGAAGTCAAACCGAATGCCGGGCTTGGCACACTGCAGATGCAACTGTTCGAGGAAACCACCGAAGCCGAAATCTGGGAGCCGACTTTCATCATCGACTACCCGACCGAAGTCTCGCCGCTGGCGCGACGTTCCGACAGCAACCCGGATATCACCGAACGTTTCGAACTGTTCATCGTCGGCCGCGAAATCGCCAACGGCTTCTCCGAGCTGAACGATCCGGAAGACCAGGCGGCGCGCTTCCTGGAGCAGGCCAGGGCCAAGGAGGCCGGCGACGAGGAAGCCATGTTCTACGACGCCGATTACATCCGCGCGCTCGAATACGGCCTGCCGCCGACCGGTGGCTGCGGCATCGGCATCGACCGGCTGGTGATGCTGCTGACCGATTCGCCCTCGATTCGCGATGTGATCCTGTTCCCGCAGATGCGTCCGGAATGA